A single window of Symphalangus syndactylus isolate Jambi chromosome 4, NHGRI_mSymSyn1-v2.1_pri, whole genome shotgun sequence DNA harbors:
- the CLDN22 gene encoding claudin-22, giving the protein MALVFRTVAQLAGVSLSLLGWVLSCLTNYLPHWKNLNLDLNEMENWTMGLWQTCVIQEEVGMQCKDFDSFLALPAELRVSRILMFLSHGLGFLGLLVSGFGLDCLRIGGSPRDLKRRLLILGGILSWASGITALVPVSWVAHKTVQEFWDENVPDFVPRWEFGEALFLGWFAGLSLLLGGCLLNGAACSSHAPLASGRYAVAQTQDHHQQLETRNTNLKN; this is encoded by the coding sequence ATGGCTTTAGTATTTAGAACTGTGGCTCAACTAGCTGGTGTTTCATTATCGTTGCTGGGATGGGTTTTATCCTGTCTTACAAATTACCTGCCACACTGGAAGAACCTCAACCTAGACTTAAACGAAATGGAAAACTGGACCATGGGACTCTGGCAAACCTGTGTCATCCAAGAGGAAGTGGGGATGCAGTGCAAGGACTTTGACTCCTTCCTGGCTTTGCCTGCTGAACTCAGGGTCTCCAGGATCTTAATGTTTCTGTCACATGGGCTGGGATTTCTGGGCCTGCTGGTCTCTGGGTTTGGCCTGGACTGTTTGAGAATTGGAGGGAGTCCGAGAGATCTCAAGAGGCGACTGCTGATCCTGGGAGGAATTCTGTCCTGGGCCTCGGGAATCACAGCTCTGGTTCCTGTCTCTTGGGTTGCCCACAAGACGGTTCAGGAGTTCTGGGATGAGAATGTCCCAGACTTTGTCCCCAGGTGGGAGTTTGGGGAGGCCCTCTTTCTGGGCTGGTTTGCTGGACTTTCTCTTCTACTGGGAGGGTGTCTGCTCAACGGTGCAGCCTGCTCCAGCCACGCTCCCCTAGCTTCGGGCCGCTATGCAGTGGCGCAAACACAAGATCATCATCAACAACTGGAGACGAGAAACACCAACCTGAAAAACTAA
- the LOC129480360 gene encoding putative claudin-24 translates to MALIFRIAMQSVGLLLSFLGWILSIITTYLPHWKNLNLDLNEMENWTMGLWQTCVIQEEVGMQCKDFDSFLALPTELRVSRILMFLSHGLGFLGLLVSGFGLDCLRIGGSHRDLKRRLLILGGILSWASGITALVPVSWVAHKTVQEFWDENVPDFVPRWEFGEALFLGWFAGLSLLLGGCLLNGAACSSHAPLASGRYAVAQMQTQCPYLEDGTADPQV, encoded by the coding sequence ATGGCTTTGATCTTTAGAATAGCGATGCAATCTGTTGGACTTTTACTATCTTTCCTGGGATGGATTTTATCCATTATTACAACTTATTTGCCACACTGGAAGAACCTCAACCTGGACTTAAACGAAATGGAAAACTGGACCATGGGACTCTGGCAAACCTGTGTCATCCAAGAGGAAGTGGGGATGCAGTGCAAGGACTTTGACTCCTTCCTGGCTTTGCCTACTGAACTCAGGGTCTCCAGGATCTTAATGTTTCTGTCACATGGGCTGGGATTTCTGGGCCTGCTGGTCTCTGGGTTTGGCCTGGACTGTTTGAGAATTGGAGGGAGTCACAGAGATCTCAAGAGGCGACTGCTGATCCTGGGAGGAATTCTGTCCTGGGCCTCGGGAATCACAGCCCTGGTTCCTGTCTCTTGGGTTGCCCACAAGACGGTTCAGGAGTTCTGGGATGAGAATGTCCCAGACTTTGTCCCCAGGTGGGAGTTTGGGGAGGCCCTCTTTCTGGGCTGGTTTGCTGGACTTTCTCTTCTACTGGGAGGGTGTCTGCTCAACGGTGCAGCCTGCTCCAGCCACGCTCCCCTAGCTTCGGGCCGCTATGCAGTGGCGCAAATGCAAACTCAGTGTCCTTACCTGGAAGATGGGACGGCAGATCCTCAAGTGTAA